Proteins found in one Deltaproteobacteria bacterium genomic segment:
- a CDS encoding tRNA 2-selenouridine(34) synthase MnmH — protein sequence AKPIWLESESNQIGAIHIPSELWRKMRSANVVEVTAPLEARVEYLLETYDYFCQKPDFLKERIGLLKRIRGTEKIKYWFDLIDSQQWTAFVADMLETHYDPTYSRSMERSAERISQKHKLKALKHPDLLDFIDSIETELSI from the coding sequence AGCGAAACCTATTTGGCTTGAATCCGAGAGTAATCAAATAGGCGCAATTCATATTCCAAGTGAGCTTTGGCGCAAGATGCGCTCAGCCAATGTGGTAGAAGTGACGGCGCCTCTTGAGGCACGGGTAGAGTACTTGCTTGAAACCTACGACTATTTTTGCCAGAAACCGGACTTTCTTAAGGAACGTATCGGCTTGTTAAAGCGCATTCGGGGCACAGAAAAGATAAAGTACTGGTTCGATCTGATTGATAGTCAGCAATGGACCGCTTTCGTAGCGGATATGCTAGAAACTCATTACGACCCCACTTATTCACGCTCGATGGAGCGGTCGGCCGAAAGAATCAGTCAAAAACATAAGCTCAAAGCTCTAAAGCATCCGGATTTGTTGGATTTTATTGATTCGATTGAAACAGAACTTTCGATCTGA